From a single Saimiri boliviensis isolate mSaiBol1 chromosome 15, mSaiBol1.pri, whole genome shotgun sequence genomic region:
- the LOC101053384 gene encoding translationally-controlled tumor protein-like yields the protein MFSDIYKIREIADGLCLEVEGKMVSRTEGNIDDSLIGGNASAEGPEGEGTESTVITGVDIVMNHHLQETSFTKEAYKKYIKDYMKSIKGKLEEQRPERVKPFMTGAAEQIKHILANLKNYQFFIGENMNPDGMVALLDYREDGVTPYMIFFKDGLEMEKC from the coding sequence ATGTTCTCTGACATCTACAAGATCCGGGAGATCGCGGACGGGCTGTGCCTAGAGGTGGAGGGGAAGATGGTCAGTAGGACAGAAGGTAACATTGATGACTCGCTCATTGGTGGAAATGCCTCCGCTGAAGGCCCCGAGGGCGAAGGTACCGAAAGCACAGTAATCACTGGTGTCGATATTGTCATGAACCATCACCTGCAGGAAACAAGTTTCACAAAAGAAGCCTACAAGAAGTATATCAAAGATTATATGAAATCAATCAAAGGCAAACTTGAAGAACAGAGACCAGAAAGAGTAAAACCTTTTAtgacaggggctgcagaacaaaTCAAGCACATccttgctaatttaaaaaactaccaGTTCTTTATTGGTGAAAACATGAATCCAGATGGCATGGTTGCTCTATTGGACTACCGTGAAGATGGTGTGACCCCATATatgattttctttaaggatggtttagaaatggaaaaatgttaa